AGGTGGTCGCCAAACAGACCGCCAATTTCGATCGCTCCAAGGCCCTTGACGTGACGACCAACCTCATGCAGGCCCACCCGACGGCTGCTGGCATCTTTGCCGAGAACGACGAGATGGCCATCGGTGCCATTTCCTCTCTGGGGTCGAAGGCTGGCAAGAGCGTCAAGATCGTGGGCTTCGACGGCACTGCTGACGGGATCAAGGCTGTCAAGGCTGGAACCCTGGGAGCGACGATCGCTCAGCAGCCTGCTCTGCTGGGCAAGACCGCGGTCGACCAGGCCGCCGACATCCTGGCCGGCAAGACGGTGTCCAAGACCACCCCGATCAAGGTCGTGCTGGTGACCAAGGACAACGCGAAGGACTACGAATGAGCGATCGGTTCGCGTCAGCATCTGGAAAGGTCGCGGTCGTCGGGTCGATCAATGCCGATATGAGGGTCGGTGTGGAGAGGTTCCCTGGGCCGGGGGAGACCCTGGCCGGGGGGGAGGCCACCCTGACCCCCGGTGGCAAGGGAGCCAATCAGGCCCTCGCGGCGGCGCGTTGCGGAGCCCAGGTGAAGATGGTCGGGGCGGTGGGAAACGACCCGACGGCCCAGACGGCCCTCTCCTTGCTCTCGGAGTGCGTCGGCCTGGACGGGGTGGCGCGTCGAGACCTCCTGACGGGAACCGCCGTCGTCATGGTGGCCGATTCCGGGGAGAACTCGATCATTGTCATCGCGGCTGCCAACGGGACCGTCGATGCCGCGAGCGTTCGCGCCCAGGCGGAGAGGGTCGAGGGTGCCGACGTCGTGGTGTGCCAGGGAGAAATCCCGCCCGACGGCATCGCCGAGGCGGCTCGCCTCGCCAAGCGATTCGTGTTCAACCTGGCTCCGGTCATCGACGTGGACCCGGAGGTCATTCGGATGGCCGACCCATTGGTGGTCAACGAGCACGAGGCGGCCCTCGTTGCCGGCGCGCTGGGGTCGACGACACCTCGCCTCGAGGAGGATCCTGACGCCGCGCTGCGTGAGTTGTTGGAGCTGGGATGTCGCAGCGTTGTCATCACCCTGGGGTCGGCTGGCTGCATCGTCGGGGGACCGGACGGGTGTGAGTCTGTGCCGGCGACCAAGACCGTGGCTGTCGATACGGTCGGTGCAGGTGACGCCTTCGTCGGTGCCTTGGCTGCTGAGTTGGCAGGAGGCCGCAGTCTTCTGGAAGGCTGCCGGTTCGCCACGGCGGTGGCGACCTTGACGGTGACCAAACCAGGGGCGCAAGCCTCCTACCCCAGCGTTGGGGAGATTGACACGATTCGTCGAGGAGATCACGCATGAAGAAGAGCGGATTGCTCAACCCTCAGTTGTGTGCGGCGGTAGCCAGGTTGGGGCACACCCAGACCTTCGTCGTCGCGGACGCCGGGTTGCCGATTCCTGCCGACGTCCCGGTGATTGATCTGGCGCTGGTGCTGGGAACTCCGCGGTTCCAAGAGGTTTTCGACGCCATGCTTGACGAGGTCGTCGTCGAGGGGGCCACGATCGCCACTGAGGCTGTCGGCCATGACCCGGAGCAATGGGTGAGGAACCGGATTGACGAGGTCAAAACCGTCAGCCACGAAGAGCTCAAGACGGCACTCCCGGAGGTCTCCTTCGTGGTGCGAACCGGTGAGACGACCCCCTACTCGAATGTCATCGTTCGTTGTGGGGTGCCGTTCTGAGCGGTGCACGGTACCTCGATCGGACCCTGATTTGCTCCCTGGCGGAAGTATCCAGTAGAGTTTTTACTCGCGGTCGGGAAACCGGTCGAGGTTTGGGCCTATAGCTCAGTCGGTTAGAGCGCCGCCCTGATAAGGCGGAGGTCACTGGTTCAAGTCCAGTTAGGCCCACCATAAAAACAGCCCCTGACAAGGGGTGATGGTTTCTACCGAAGTAGCGGTAGAGGGTTTGGACCTTCTGTAGATGCTTCCTCCTGGTGAGTTCAGGGGGACTATAGGGGGACTTTCGCAGCCCGGTGTCGCGTTGGAGATGACCCCCTGCTAGTTAGTCCGCTTCGAGGATGGCGAGCTTCACGTACAGATCACGGCCGTTCTGGTGCCTCCAATAGCCATGATGGTGCAGGTGTTGCATTATGACGCCAGGGCTCACCTCCAACCGCTCCGCAAAGGCCACCACTGCAGCCTTGCTTCGGAGAGTGGCGGCCTCCGCTGCGTACTCCGCCGGGATGAGCCAGTTCGCTGCAAAATTGTTCGCCTCCTCTTCCTGCGCGGCCGTAGCTAGGTCGCTGTCGGAGCCCTCGACAAACACGCAGTTCGGATGTAGCAGCACGTGCCCTATTTCGTGAAACAGCGTGAACCACAAGGCCCCGTCTTGCTTCCCACGAGCGCTTAGAACGATCACGGGACCGTGCTCGTCCCAGAAGGTGGCACCGTAGGCTCGGCAGCCGGGAATCTCCTCCAAAAGCACAACCCGGACGCCTGCTTCCCCGAGGCGAGTCACGAAAGCTGTCGGGTCGTCCGCCAGTTTTCGTGACAGCCGACGCACGTCCGGCAGCGACGAAATCAACACCGAACGGTCGAACGCTACGACTGGCGGCTCCTCTGCGGCGCGAATCTGCGCGAGCCGCAGCCACGTCGCGAGGCTAGCAGTAACCGCGTCAAGCGTTGTGGACTTCAGGAAAGCGGCGTTGGGCACGAGATTCCGTGGCACGAGCGCCTCGGGCGACCCGACCTGAAAGAACGACATCAACTCGACCATGAGGCGGCCGGGATTTCGCCGGGTTCCCTGGATTACACCGAGCTTCCGCAGCACTTTCAGACTTGGCAGAAAAGTCTCCAGCAGCGAGTCATCCTCTGCTAATCGCTGTTCCAGTCCCAGCCGCTCCAGATCGGCACGGTATTGCCCTTCAAGGGCTAGCCAACGCTCGGCTGGAACACGAGTCACAAGTTCCAGGCGGTTGGCGAAGTCCGGTGACACAGGGGCCCCGGCCAGAACCATGCTTATGTGCTTCCGAGAGAAGCCAGTTCGACGTGCAAGTTCCGCCGCCGTCATGCGGTGATCGTCGAGCCACTCCTGGATGAACTCGCCGGTGGCAACAGCGTAGTCCGTGTAGTTGTCAGTCATGTCTGGTCGCCTCCTTTCTAGTGCTTGTAGCAGTTTCCCAAGCATTCAACCCGCCATCCGGGCTTACCTTCTACTTCAATGGGGCGTGCGATGATAGTCGCCGCCCCAGCAAGCTCACCGCCGACGCAACCCGGCCAATCATGCGGGATCGGGTGCCAGTCGCCAGGCCCCTTGCGTAACTCCACCGTGTTCGGCGAAATCTGCAACTCCTTCACTCGCCGTCGCAGTTTTTTCGCGCCTGCATCGCCAAGAGCTTTTCGCGCGGCTGCCTGCTTTTCGCATAGCTCCTGTAATTCAGGTTTCGCGTAGATGATCGGGTAAGCCATCAACCCTCCCACTTGTTACGCGATAGGTAACAGCATATCACACACGCGGCCAGCGATCGGCGTAGACACTCGTCGCGGGCCGGGCAGGGGTGAAACCGACACGACGGTAGAGCCGTCCACCTCCGTTGCGAGCACATAGCTGTGCAGTTGGTTCCGGTCTCGTCGGAGTCGAAGGGGCGCAGCACGTAGCCCTCGGGATGCGACAGTACGAGCGGCGTCGTGTCGCACGCAAGCACGTCGTCATCCTCGACTTTCAAGCCGTAGCTCGCCGCCTCCACTTAGCCGTGTGACGACTCCTCGGTGCGATGGCTGCCAGCCTGGTGGCCGGCACTGGATGGACAATAGGGCAGTGCGTGTTGTCAGTGGTCAGGAGACCGGACTCCCCGACGGTTTGACGAAGGGGCGTCCTGGCTACGCGGCAGCTCTCGTCGCTCTGGTGCTGCTGGTCTGGCCTCGTTCAACACGATGTACTGCACCCAGGCCCTCATGCCGACCCTGACCGACGCCCTCAAGGCCTCTGCAGCCGACACCTCTCTGACTGTCAGTGCAGCGACCGGTGTCCTGGCTCTGACGATCCTGCCCGCGTCGATTCTGTCCGAACGTTGTGGCCGTGGCCGCATCATCACCTGGTCCGCTGGCGCAGCCGTTGCCGTCGGTCTGTTGCTGCCTTTCGCTTCCAATCTCACCTGGCTCGTCATCGGTCGTGGCGTGCAAGGTCTCATGGTTGCCGGCGTCCCCGCCACCGCGATGGCGTGGCTCTCCCAGGAGATTTATCCGCAGTATCTCCCTCATGCCATGGGTCTGTACGTGGCCGGAAACACCGTCGGTGGCCTGCTGGGACGACTCATTCCAGCCGGAATGCTCGCTTTCACTGGTTGGCGGTGGGCCCTGGCCGTCGACATGCTCTTCGCCCTGGCTTGCACGGTTCTGACCGTCGTCATCATGCCGGAGGAGAGACGCTTCGTCCCCAAGCCGGTCCACTTGCGCAGCGAGGTCTACGCGGTCCTCAACCATTGGAAAGACCCGCGCAAGGCATGTTTGTTCGGCATCGCCTTCCTTGCCATGGGAACCTTCGTCTCCCTCTACGACTTCCTCGGGTACCGCCTGACCACCTCCCCCTTCCATTTTTCCCATTCGGGAGTCGGCGGCATCTTTCTGCTGTATCTGTTCGGCACGGTCGCCTCGGCCCGAACCGGCGCGATCGTCTTGCGCTGGGGACGCTCCCGGACGATCATCGGTGGCGCGTTGTTGAGCTTGGTCAGTCTGCCCATGGTCATCAGCACCCACCTGTTGGTCATCCTCGGCGGCGTCGCGGCATTCACCTACGGATTCTTCATCGTCCACTCGGTCGCCTCAGGATGGGTGGGTGCCCTCGCGACCGAGGATCGTGCCGAGGCGTCGGGAACCTACCTGGCCTGCTACTACTTGGGCTCGTCCATTGTCGGGTACCTGTCGGGTGTTGTTTTCCACCTTTTCGGGTGGCTCACCTTGACCTTGTGGATGGAGGCAATGTTCCTCGGGGCGGGAATCCTCGTCGCCGTCGTTGCCCGGCGGTCGGCAACTCACTGACCGCTCGAGACACATCCGTCCAGGTTTCCCCACACCGGTGCGCTCTGTGGGACGAGTACAGGAATGCGCCCGTTATCACCTACGATGCCCGCCATGGCGCCACAGCGGCGCCAAGTTGGGAGGAACCGCATGATTCACGTGTCACAGCGGGTCAGACGTCTCACGAGTGTCATCATGGCGGCCTTTGTGGGCCTGGTGACCCTCATGGGCCCCGGAATGACCC
The genomic region above belongs to Cutibacterium equinum and contains:
- a CDS encoding MFS transporter, with translation MPTLTDALKASAADTSLTVSAATGVLALTILPASILSERCGRGRIITWSAGAAVAVGLLLPFASNLTWLVIGRGVQGLMVAGVPATAMAWLSQEIYPQYLPHAMGLYVAGNTVGGLLGRLIPAGMLAFTGWRWALAVDMLFALACTVLTVVIMPEERRFVPKPVHLRSEVYAVLNHWKDPRKACLFGIAFLAMGTFVSLYDFLGYRLTTSPFHFSHSGVGGIFLLYLFGTVASARTGAIVLRWGRSRTIIGGALLSLVSLPMVISTHLLVILGGVAAFTYGFFIVHSVASGWVGALATEDRAEASGTYLACYYLGSSIVGYLSGVVFHLFGWLTLTLWMEAMFLGAGILVAVVARRSATH
- a CDS encoding ImmA/IrrE family metallo-endopeptidase, encoding MTDNYTDYAVATGEFIQEWLDDHRMTAAELARRTGFSRKHISMVLAGAPVSPDFANRLELVTRVPAERWLALEGQYRADLERLGLEQRLAEDDSLLETFLPSLKVLRKLGVIQGTRRNPGRLMVELMSFFQVGSPEALVPRNLVPNAAFLKSTTLDAVTASLATWLRLAQIRAAEEPPVVAFDRSVLISSLPDVRRLSRKLADDPTAFVTRLGEAGVRVVLLEEIPGCRAYGATFWDEHGPVIVLSARGKQDGALWFTLFHEIGHVLLHPNCVFVEGSDSDLATAAQEEEANNFAANWLIPAEYAAEAATLRSKAAVVAFAERLEVSPGVIMQHLHHHGYWRHQNGRDLYVKLAILEAD
- a CDS encoding ribokinase, coding for MSDRFASASGKVAVVGSINADMRVGVERFPGPGETLAGGEATLTPGGKGANQALAAARCGAQVKMVGAVGNDPTAQTALSLLSECVGLDGVARRDLLTGTAVVMVADSGENSIIVIAAANGTVDAASVRAQAERVEGADVVVCQGEIPPDGIAEAARLAKRFVFNLAPVIDVDPEVIRMADPLVVNEHEAALVAGALGSTTPRLEEDPDAALRELLELGCRSVVITLGSAGCIVGGPDGCESVPATKTVAVDTVGAGDAFVGALAAELAGGRSLLEGCRFATAVATLTVTKPGAQASYPSVGEIDTIRRGDHA
- the rbsD gene encoding D-ribose pyranase; translation: MKKSGLLNPQLCAAVARLGHTQTFVVADAGLPIPADVPVIDLALVLGTPRFQEVFDAMLDEVVVEGATIATEAVGHDPEQWVRNRIDEVKTVSHEELKTALPEVSFVVRTGETTPYSNVIVRCGVPF